In one Aromatoleum aromaticum EbN1 genomic region, the following are encoded:
- a CDS encoding FHA domain-containing protein: protein MSDAGAFVARTPTAAGQERNVLLQAVSRPELGDILIEESLFAIGRNEHPFATYDKEIVAELSRRHARVFWEGRELYVADLGSKNGTSVNGVAVGEKPAALRDGDEVCFGGVLSYRVRLVARAKKVQRVGTLLSLTLTPERDDLLLEPVVIASFPFLISKIDDVIARYKSAYPHQVNYISRRHAHIFLKGGAPFIEDLGSTNGTFVGGTRLDEHAVELHDGDIVAFGGSHFVYRVSLQHEAEVEAEPTLTGFTPPVAAAEDDPGNPDRTMFIAAPDSFLDIFCISPSPQPDEVNDEAAQAGSPVPRVRRERSRTVLFVRELGRAFAGGERGTVKRMLRWGLPVVALLVAVALGFYRAGSAERELAHLVAAGDFARAAAVADAYLASDPDDAALQALGTEALLKAKLPEWVGSLQVHAFGRAAALVADMKAQAAHNADAQPLLAEVEWVGELERFVVERGGVDAPIRIYADEERIGTLLQRWHADSRARQRALARVAAHVPQFRDVHAEVLTHLRRLESDESVYLAAIERLNAAIAVELDAGRADTLSALLDDYAGKYPRLAGLDAVREDLRQFVELDRALQARRLEPLIALLGKLHFSTPPFRQHLEKLGETRLPSAEVVRQYAAADQAWRDGRGEEALAGLQQISAGPWAEVAAAELARKKTVLQQFGALQQARGGKGYDERLLAFHAALDESEDVYFIRATEADVDAYRDQALARANGLLTRAATSWRQYRSAGGIGGEQRLESGISGRFRSQARLLAEAQSAARQGARIHEMLKTDMGEQAAAVQAEIDAEAELQRQSLQELHRVLEPGLLKAKLALIGGQSDEERKSP, encoded by the coding sequence ATGAGTGACGCGGGGGCGTTCGTCGCCCGGACCCCGACCGCTGCCGGACAGGAGCGCAACGTGCTCCTGCAGGCGGTGTCGCGCCCGGAACTGGGCGACATCCTGATCGAGGAGTCGCTGTTCGCGATCGGGCGCAACGAACATCCGTTCGCGACATACGACAAGGAGATCGTCGCGGAGCTGTCGCGCCGCCATGCGCGGGTGTTCTGGGAGGGGCGTGAGCTGTATGTCGCCGACCTCGGCAGCAAGAACGGCACGAGCGTCAATGGGGTTGCCGTCGGCGAGAAGCCCGCGGCGCTGCGCGACGGCGACGAAGTCTGTTTCGGCGGCGTGCTGTCGTATCGCGTCCGGCTCGTGGCGCGGGCGAAGAAAGTGCAGCGGGTCGGGACGCTCCTGAGCCTGACGCTGACGCCCGAGCGCGACGACCTGCTGCTCGAACCGGTCGTCATTGCCTCCTTCCCGTTCCTGATCAGCAAGATCGACGACGTGATCGCGCGCTACAAGAGCGCGTACCCGCATCAGGTCAATTACATTTCGCGTCGCCATGCGCACATTTTCCTGAAAGGCGGCGCGCCGTTCATCGAGGATCTGGGCAGCACGAACGGGACATTCGTCGGCGGCACGCGTCTCGACGAGCACGCCGTGGAACTGCACGACGGCGACATCGTCGCGTTCGGCGGCAGTCACTTCGTATACCGCGTGAGCCTGCAACACGAAGCCGAGGTCGAGGCCGAGCCGACGCTGACCGGATTCACTCCTCCCGTCGCGGCTGCGGAAGACGATCCGGGCAACCCGGACAGAACGATGTTCATCGCGGCGCCCGACTCGTTCCTCGACATCTTCTGCATTTCCCCGTCGCCGCAGCCCGACGAAGTCAATGACGAGGCGGCGCAAGCGGGAAGCCCGGTGCCGCGGGTGCGGCGCGAGCGCAGCCGGACCGTGCTTTTCGTGCGCGAACTGGGTCGGGCTTTCGCCGGCGGCGAGCGCGGGACGGTGAAACGGATGTTGCGCTGGGGCCTTCCCGTCGTCGCGCTGCTCGTCGCGGTCGCGCTCGGCTTCTACCGTGCCGGCAGCGCGGAACGCGAACTCGCGCACCTCGTCGCCGCAGGCGACTTTGCGCGCGCCGCAGCGGTCGCCGACGCGTATCTCGCGAGCGACCCGGACGATGCGGCGCTGCAGGCGCTCGGCACCGAAGCGCTGCTGAAGGCGAAGCTGCCTGAATGGGTCGGGAGCCTGCAGGTGCACGCGTTCGGCCGTGCCGCGGCGCTCGTCGCCGACATGAAAGCGCAGGCTGCGCACAACGCCGACGCGCAGCCGCTGCTCGCCGAGGTCGAGTGGGTCGGCGAGCTCGAGCGGTTCGTCGTCGAGCGCGGCGGCGTAGATGCGCCGATCCGGATCTACGCCGACGAGGAGCGCATCGGCACGCTGCTGCAGCGCTGGCACGCCGACTCGCGCGCCCGCCAGCGCGCGCTCGCCCGCGTTGCGGCGCACGTGCCCCAGTTCAGGGACGTCCATGCCGAAGTGCTGACCCATCTGCGCCGCCTCGAAAGCGACGAGTCGGTGTATCTCGCCGCGATCGAGCGTCTCAATGCCGCCATCGCGGTCGAACTCGATGCCGGCCGCGCCGACACGCTCAGTGCGCTGCTGGACGACTACGCCGGGAAGTACCCGCGGCTCGCCGGCCTCGACGCCGTGCGCGAGGACCTGCGCCAGTTCGTCGAACTCGACCGCGCGCTGCAGGCGCGCCGCCTCGAGCCGCTGATCGCGCTGCTCGGAAAGCTGCATTTTTCGACGCCGCCTTTCCGCCAGCACCTCGAAAAGCTCGGCGAGACGCGCCTGCCTTCCGCAGAGGTCGTGCGCCAGTACGCCGCTGCCGACCAAGCGTGGCGCGACGGCCGGGGCGAAGAGGCGCTCGCCGGCCTGCAGCAGATTTCCGCGGGGCCGTGGGCGGAGGTCGCCGCCGCCGAGCTCGCGCGCAAGAAAACCGTGCTGCAGCAGTTCGGCGCGCTGCAGCAGGCACGCGGCGGCAAAGGCTACGACGAGCGGCTGCTGGCATTTCACGCGGCGCTCGACGAGAGCGAGGACGTCTACTTCATCCGCGCGACCGAAGCCGACGTCGACGCCTACCGGGACCAGGCGCTCGCGCGCGCCAACGGCCTGCTGACGCGCGCCGCAACGTCGTGGCGCCAGTACCGCAGCGCCGGCGGGATCGGCGGCGAGCAGCGGCTCGAATCGGGCATTTCGGGCAGGTTCCGCTCGCAGGCCCGGCTGCTCGCCGAAGCGCAGTCCGCGGCGCGGCAGGGTGCGCGGATCCACGAGATGTTGAAAACCGACATGGGCGAACAAGCGGCCGCGGTCCAGGCCGAGATCGACGCGGAAGCCGAGCTGCAGCGGCAGTCGCTGCAGGAGCTTCACAGGGTGCTGGAGCCGGGGCTGCTCAAGGCCAAGCTGGCGCTGATCGGAGGGCAGAGCGATGAAGAGCGAAAATCACCTTAA
- a CDS encoding HlyD family efflux transporter periplasmic adaptor subunit codes for MKSENHLKPLTEALEDHSAEGIAILIAEPSRFGLALVAAVLGLVLSALVWSFVGRADVIVTAHGVLAPESDVRRVYAPIDGELADIYMEAGQPVSQGDVLARLNARGAVEAATHALEAQLKLEDAEREWKQFPERKALLERKVAALKQQIEAALQLHERRTAEGTTKLAEAQRAQLQQARSELDNARRMRDSTRMELDRFQRLLALPGGGGVSELQVEAKKSAYLAAENALRVAQSRLGELDFRLSQETARATVELESGDQELTRLRIQYDAAAREIANEEDKLRLQLQTARLAANAAERIRFENIDKDNFLLIIAPVSGVITDVASTQPGDKIQANTPLGGIAPKDARAVLKMDIAERDRAFLREGLPVKLKFNAFPYQRYGLIDGRLEFISPATSPAAQSKEPVYEGHVTLSRDHYEVADTRYPVRYGMTATAEIVVRERRLIDLALDPFRQISG; via the coding sequence ATGAAGAGCGAAAATCACCTTAAGCCGCTGACCGAGGCCCTCGAGGATCACAGCGCCGAAGGGATCGCGATCCTGATCGCCGAACCGTCGCGCTTTGGCCTCGCTCTCGTCGCCGCCGTCCTCGGGCTGGTGCTGTCCGCGCTGGTGTGGTCGTTCGTCGGGCGCGCCGACGTGATCGTCACCGCGCACGGCGTGCTCGCGCCCGAATCGGACGTCCGGCGCGTCTATGCGCCGATCGACGGCGAGCTCGCCGACATCTACATGGAAGCGGGGCAGCCGGTGTCGCAGGGCGACGTCCTCGCCCGGCTCAACGCACGCGGAGCGGTCGAGGCGGCGACGCACGCACTCGAGGCGCAGCTCAAGCTCGAGGACGCCGAGCGGGAATGGAAGCAGTTTCCCGAACGCAAAGCGCTGCTCGAACGCAAGGTCGCGGCCTTGAAGCAGCAGATCGAAGCGGCGCTGCAGCTGCACGAGCGGCGCACCGCGGAAGGCACGACGAAGCTCGCCGAAGCCCAGCGCGCGCAGCTGCAGCAGGCGCGCAGCGAGCTCGACAACGCGCGGCGCATGCGCGACAGCACTCGGATGGAGCTCGACCGCTTCCAGCGGCTGTTGGCGCTGCCCGGCGGCGGCGGGGTGTCGGAGCTGCAGGTCGAAGCGAAGAAGAGCGCGTATCTGGCGGCGGAAAACGCGCTGCGCGTCGCGCAGTCGCGGCTCGGCGAACTGGACTTCCGTCTGAGCCAGGAAACCGCGCGGGCGACGGTCGAGCTCGAAAGCGGCGACCAGGAGCTGACGCGGCTGCGCATCCAGTACGACGCGGCGGCGCGCGAAATCGCGAACGAGGAGGACAAGCTGCGGCTGCAGCTGCAGACCGCGCGGCTGGCGGCGAACGCGGCCGAACGGATCCGCTTCGAGAACATCGACAAGGACAACTTCCTGCTGATCATTGCGCCGGTGTCGGGCGTCATCACCGACGTAGCCTCGACGCAGCCCGGCGACAAGATCCAGGCGAACACGCCGCTCGGCGGCATCGCGCCGAAGGACGCGCGCGCGGTGCTGAAGATGGACATCGCCGAGCGCGACCGCGCGTTCCTGCGCGAAGGGCTGCCGGTGAAGCTCAAGTTCAACGCGTTCCCGTACCAGCGCTACGGCCTCATCGACGGCCGGCTCGAGTTCATCTCGCCGGCGACTTCGCCCGCCGCGCAGAGCAAGGAGCCGGTCTACGAAGGCCACGTGACGCTGTCGCGCGATCACTACGAAGTCGCGGACACGCGCTACCCGGTGCGCTACGGGATGACGGCGACCGCGGAGATCGTCGTCCGCGAGCGCCGCCTCATCGACCTCGCGCTCGATCCGTTCCGCCAGATCAGCGGCTGA
- a CDS encoding peptidylprolyl isomerase has translation MTAIVRIDDESIGSGEFVRILKLTGRFDSLIDEIVRDRLTVHAAKKQGVAVSADEIQERADQFRRVLGLHRAADMNHYLDARGVSLDEFEAFITDSLYQEKMMQRVCSDQAVEEYFQLNSPKFDSIEVSHIVLETEGQAKEMMSLLAEDPDSFTELAREHSIADTRDDGGFIGKVMRGSLKTEIEAKVFNAAPGDLLGPFAAPDGAFYEIFLVNAKNPARLDEETAAEVRRLLREGWLAARAQDHVIEMR, from the coding sequence ATGACCGCGATAGTGCGAATTGACGACGAATCCATCGGCAGCGGGGAATTCGTCCGGATCCTGAAGCTTACCGGGCGCTTCGACAGCCTCATCGACGAGATCGTCCGCGACCGGCTCACCGTCCATGCGGCGAAGAAGCAGGGCGTCGCGGTGTCGGCCGACGAGATCCAGGAGCGCGCCGACCAGTTCCGCCGCGTGCTGGGGTTGCACCGGGCGGCCGACATGAACCATTACCTCGACGCGCGCGGCGTGAGCCTCGACGAGTTCGAGGCGTTCATCACAGACAGCCTGTACCAGGAAAAAATGATGCAGCGCGTCTGCAGCGACCAGGCGGTCGAAGAATACTTCCAGCTCAACTCGCCGAAGTTCGACAGCATCGAGGTCAGCCACATCGTGCTCGAAACCGAGGGCCAGGCGAAAGAGATGATGTCGCTGCTCGCCGAGGACCCCGACAGCTTCACCGAGCTCGCGCGCGAGCACTCGATCGCGGACACGCGCGACGATGGCGGTTTCATCGGCAAGGTGATGCGCGGCTCGCTCAAGACCGAAATCGAGGCCAAGGTGTTCAACGCCGCGCCCGGCGACCTGCTCGGACCGTTCGCCGCGCCCGACGGCGCGTTCTACGAGATCTTCCTCGTGAATGCGAAGAACCCGGCGCGGCTCGACGAAGAGACCGCGGCCGAGGTGCGGCGCCTGCTGCGCGAAGGCTGGCTCGCCGCCCGGGCGCAGGATCATGTCATCGAAATGCGTTAG